A section of the Saccharopolyspora gregorii genome encodes:
- a CDS encoding ESX secretion-associated protein EspG gives MTALGSWQLPPVHLDVALKYLGIERLTLPLTSRSAGYTAEQFTRIAKPELERMHASGVAVADEIAPPLAAALKVLATPFLWVDSIWFPQVGADHCWRALAAFTEGNRVVLGVQAPSEDPNRGGLLTVEVHENVPLPQVLLGTLPPARPGGQGPVRVPATSLVPPQQEDFDRSSMLRSVAEERGSTGDRQVRLYEAIGGAPHHRIGQLAANFRDRNGRKHRSKVVSWFDNLEPDGRYLNRVERGSSGEQVLALLPADARAIGGEVDALVAQVRG, from the coding sequence GTGACCGCTTTGGGCTCGTGGCAGTTGCCTCCGGTGCACCTGGACGTGGCGCTCAAGTACCTGGGGATCGAACGGTTGACGCTGCCGTTGACCAGCAGGTCGGCCGGGTACACCGCCGAGCAGTTCACCCGCATCGCGAAACCCGAACTGGAACGGATGCACGCGAGCGGCGTGGCGGTGGCCGACGAGATCGCACCGCCGCTCGCGGCGGCGCTGAAGGTGCTCGCGACCCCGTTCCTGTGGGTCGATTCGATCTGGTTCCCGCAGGTCGGCGCGGACCACTGCTGGCGGGCGCTGGCCGCGTTCACCGAGGGGAACCGGGTGGTGCTCGGGGTGCAGGCCCCGAGCGAGGACCCGAACCGGGGCGGGCTGCTCACCGTCGAGGTGCACGAGAACGTGCCGCTGCCGCAGGTGCTGCTGGGCACGCTGCCCCCGGCGCGGCCGGGCGGTCAGGGCCCGGTGCGGGTGCCGGCGACCTCGCTGGTGCCGCCGCAGCAGGAGGACTTCGACCGGTCGAGCATGCTGCGCTCGGTCGCCGAGGAACGCGGCAGCACGGGTGACCGGCAGGTGCGGCTGTACGAGGCCATCGGCGGGGCCCCGCACCACCGCATCGGCCAGCTCGCCGCGAACTTCCGGGACCGCAACGGTCGCAAGCACCGGTCGAAGGTCGTGTCCTGGTTCGACAACCTCGAACCGGACGGGCGCTACCTGAACCGGGTGGAACGCGGCAGTTCGGGCGAGCAGGTGCTGGCGCTCCTCCCGGCGGACGCGCGCGCCATCGGCGGCGAAGTGGACGCCCTGGTCGCCCAGGTCCGCGGCTGA
- a CDS encoding PPE domain-containing protein has protein sequence MGLISMIDNAGSRVFGYESSAEKERKEHGEEANRIAQQQQAQLAQQNAGMDVQGFDKPAITQCVNWGGFDHAQIYSTNQDSIDQGKVGEVAQVWIEFAKELRGRGENYATDVQRIVEGGWEGEAANTAKEVGKPASDWMRASADAFEVTGNNLNAAGEAAGQARNMVDQPDGYSVGRGVAASIPFGPAGAGLDALGQMEEREQAEKAAQETMGRVYSPTLTQVDSNMPQYTGPDGSTKEPPAATQPAGTDWGTGPGANGVGPGTGGGIGTGGGGIGGGTGGGGLPGGGYGSGGTGGFGGAGSHPGSPSGSGSQWSGPAYGPGAGGVPGGTGGLGSGGSGAGAGGGIGAIGGLGAGGAGAGGAGRGAGGLGAGGGAGRGAGTSGVGAGGRAGVGGTGAGAGAGAAGGARGAGAGRGGMGGGMGGAGQRGQSGEDAEHERPSWLEEHDDIWMNDMPKTAPPVLGE, from the coding sequence ATGGGCCTGATCAGCATGATCGACAACGCCGGTTCGCGCGTCTTCGGATACGAGAGCTCGGCTGAGAAGGAGCGCAAGGAGCACGGCGAAGAGGCGAACCGGATCGCCCAGCAGCAGCAGGCGCAGCTCGCCCAGCAGAACGCCGGGATGGACGTGCAGGGCTTCGACAAGCCGGCGATCACGCAGTGCGTCAACTGGGGCGGCTTCGACCACGCGCAGATCTACTCGACGAACCAGGACTCGATCGACCAGGGCAAGGTCGGCGAAGTCGCCCAGGTCTGGATCGAGTTCGCGAAGGAGTTGCGCGGTCGCGGCGAGAACTACGCGACGGACGTGCAGCGCATCGTCGAGGGCGGCTGGGAGGGCGAGGCCGCGAACACCGCCAAGGAGGTCGGCAAGCCCGCCTCGGACTGGATGCGGGCGAGCGCCGACGCCTTCGAGGTGACCGGCAACAACTTGAACGCCGCCGGTGAGGCCGCCGGGCAGGCGCGGAACATGGTGGACCAGCCGGACGGCTACAGCGTCGGCCGCGGTGTCGCCGCCTCCATCCCGTTCGGTCCGGCGGGTGCGGGCTTGGACGCGCTCGGGCAGATGGAGGAGCGCGAGCAGGCGGAGAAGGCCGCGCAGGAGACGATGGGCCGCGTCTACAGCCCGACGCTCACCCAGGTCGACTCGAACATGCCGCAGTACACCGGCCCGGACGGTTCGACGAAGGAACCGCCCGCGGCGACGCAGCCGGCCGGTACGGACTGGGGGACCGGTCCCGGCGCGAACGGGGTCGGTCCCGGCACCGGTGGTGGTATCGGCACCGGTGGTGGTGGTATCGGCGGCGGTACCGGTGGTGGCGGCCTGCCCGGCGGCGGCTACGGCTCCGGTGGAACGGGTGGTTTCGGCGGTGCCGGGAGCCACCCGGGCTCGCCGTCCGGGTCCGGCAGCCAGTGGTCCGGGCCGGCGTACGGCCCCGGGGCCGGTGGCGTTCCCGGTGGAACGGGTGGTCTCGGTTCCGGCGGCAGTGGTGCCGGTGCAGGTGGCGGCATCGGTGCCATCGGTGGCCTCGGCGCGGGCGGCGCCGGAGCCGGTGGCGCGGGCCGCGGCGCGGGTGGCCTCGGTGCGGGGGGCGGTGCCGGTCGCGGTGCGGGCACGAGCGGCGTCGGCGCGGGTGGCCGCGCGGGTGTCGGCGGAACGGGTGCCGGTGCGGGCGCGGGTGCGGCCGGTGGCGCGCGCGGTGCGGGTGCCGGTCGCGGTGGCATGGGCGGCGGCATGGGTGGCGCCGGTCAGCGCGGCCAGAGCGGCGAGGACGCCGAGCACGAGCGCCCGTCGTGGCTGGAGGAGCACGACGACATCTGGATGAACGACATGCCCAAGACCGCACCGCCGGTCCTGGGCGAGTGA
- a CDS encoding DUF3558 domain-containing protein: MEPSGAPSEAEGAGLGNFDPCTFFKPEELTSFGVSTQAEDFTLVSFQPGCSWDGEPMSLALQKNADETIDSLSSGSWDEFTRIQVGGREAARVIPAGGGGQGVCTTVVSAGGGVALYQLTAYMRDSVADPCGEIEKIAEQTASRLPE; encoded by the coding sequence GTGGAGCCATCCGGGGCGCCGTCGGAGGCGGAGGGGGCTGGTCTGGGGAATTTCGATCCCTGCACCTTCTTCAAGCCTGAAGAGCTGACATCTTTCGGCGTCTCGACTCAAGCCGAAGACTTCACGCTAGTCAGCTTTCAGCCTGGCTGCTCGTGGGATGGTGAGCCCATGAGCCTTGCTTTGCAGAAAAACGCCGACGAGACCATTGACAGTCTCAGCTCGGGTTCTTGGGATGAATTCACTCGAATCCAGGTAGGCGGTCGGGAAGCTGCTCGCGTGATCCCGGCTGGCGGGGGTGGGCAGGGCGTCTGCACTACGGTCGTGTCCGCTGGCGGCGGCGTCGCTCTCTACCAGCTCACCGCCTACATGCGCGACTCCGTCGCCGACCCGTGCGGGGAGATCGAGAAGATCGCCGAGCAGACCGCGTCGCGGCTTCCGGAATGA
- a CDS encoding DUF3558 domain-containing protein, producing MLGLSGCALGGSGDGESESASPSASKGAALESFDPCTFFKPEELTSYGVSTQAEDFTLVSFQPGCAWNGDKMDLALQKNVDETVESLEKGGSYDEYTRIDIAGREGARMIAPGFTDQGGCVTVVPTGGGIVLYQLTAMMRDSVADPCGEIEKIAEQTASRLPA from the coding sequence ATGCTCGGTCTTTCCGGATGCGCTCTTGGTGGTTCAGGCGATGGTGAATCGGAGTCGGCCTCGCCTTCGGCTTCGAAGGGTGCCGCGTTGGAGAGTTTCGACCCGTGCACCTTCTTCAAACCTGAAGAGCTGACATCGTACGGAGTCTCCACGCAGGCGGAAGACTTTACGTTGGTGAGTTTCCAGCCTGGTTGTGCGTGGAACGGCGATAAGATGGACCTCGCCCTCCAAAAGAACGTGGACGAGACCGTGGAAAGTCTCGAAAAGGGCGGTTCGTACGACGAGTACACGCGGATCGATATCGCGGGGCGCGAGGGGGCTCGCATGATCGCCCCGGGGTTCACCGATCAGGGCGGATGCGTCACGGTCGTGCCGACAGGTGGCGGAATCGTGCTGTACCAGCTGACAGCAATGATGCGCGACTCCGTCGCCGACCCGTGCGGGGAGATCGAGAAGATCGCCGAGCAGACCGCCTCGCGGCTTCCTGCGTGA
- a CDS encoding DUF2207 domain-containing protein — protein sequence MFREPRSGPGGKPSPTSLLAAVAVLAAALLTAAPAAAAQPVNVLPGTAATDVRAKLERDGALTVTERITVPAGNPVHRTIPLRQPAADGSDRVFSLADVRLDGGDVQVGPDAVRLVLRPGEATFRYAVRGAVADDGPEQEVRWQFSGGWDVPVDRISASLLAPQVPQDITCLAGPVGGDERCDRYEIGRAQQVQALQFGLAPGDRLVLSIRVPGGAVPSNAVAERRFDPAHAFSPHPGAIAGVAGVGLLLIGALGTLRHLRRRDARTATAVTGPAEVLTTTAAGTTFTSPDGVLPGHVGTVLGERAELVDVAGTVVDLAVRNYLGIEELAADWRIVRRNPPDAALRDHERAVHDLLVGERDQVVLGELGRGDLAPVREALYAEVVARGWFSRRPDAARNLFWWGGLGTALAGVLLAVPLALTGPLGLIGVAVAVGGLVLTTAARSLPARTARGAVLAGRLRGLRAHLRSVPVAAFPAADRETACFRALPYALVLGEVERWLAAWADLDAADAPVAHWYRERGAVADLAHLREALPAFAARLCTCSAAHRPSPGSPEPVTTAAASR from the coding sequence GTGTTTCGCGAACCGCGTTCGGGACCGGGTGGGAAACCCTCGCCGACCTCGCTGCTCGCCGCGGTCGCGGTGCTGGCCGCGGCGCTGCTCACCGCCGCTCCGGCCGCCGCCGCGCAACCGGTGAACGTGCTGCCCGGCACCGCCGCCACCGACGTGCGGGCCAAGCTGGAGCGCGACGGCGCGCTCACCGTCACCGAGCGGATCACCGTGCCCGCCGGGAATCCGGTGCACCGCACCATCCCGCTGCGGCAGCCCGCCGCCGACGGCAGCGACCGGGTGTTCTCCCTCGCCGACGTGCGGCTCGACGGCGGGGACGTGCAGGTCGGTCCGGACGCGGTGCGGCTGGTCCTCCGGCCCGGCGAGGCGACGTTCCGGTACGCGGTCCGCGGCGCCGTCGCCGACGACGGGCCGGAGCAGGAGGTCCGCTGGCAGTTCTCCGGCGGCTGGGACGTGCCGGTGGACCGGATCTCGGCTTCGCTGCTCGCCCCGCAGGTGCCGCAGGACATCACCTGCCTGGCCGGGCCGGTCGGCGGCGACGAGCGCTGCGACCGGTACGAGATCGGCCGCGCCCAGCAGGTGCAGGCCCTCCAGTTCGGCCTCGCACCGGGCGACCGGCTCGTGCTGTCGATCCGGGTCCCGGGCGGCGCGGTGCCGTCGAACGCCGTCGCCGAACGGCGCTTCGACCCGGCCCACGCGTTCTCGCCGCACCCGGGTGCCATCGCGGGCGTGGCCGGGGTCGGGCTGCTGCTGATCGGTGCGCTCGGGACGCTGCGGCACCTGCGCCGCCGGGACGCCCGCACCGCCACCGCGGTGACCGGGCCGGCCGAGGTGCTGACCACGACCGCAGCCGGGACCACCTTCACCTCGCCGGACGGGGTGCTGCCCGGGCACGTCGGCACCGTGCTCGGCGAACGGGCGGAGCTCGTGGACGTCGCGGGCACCGTCGTGGACCTCGCGGTGCGCAACTACCTGGGGATCGAGGAGCTGGCCGCGGACTGGCGCATCGTGCGCCGCAACCCGCCGGACGCCGCGTTGCGCGATCACGAGCGGGCCGTCCACGACCTCCTGGTGGGTGAACGCGATCAGGTGGTGCTCGGGGAGCTCGGTCGCGGCGACCTCGCTCCGGTGCGGGAAGCGCTCTACGCGGAGGTCGTCGCGCGGGGCTGGTTCTCCCGCAGGCCCGACGCGGCGCGGAACCTGTTCTGGTGGGGCGGGCTCGGCACCGCGCTCGCCGGGGTGCTGCTCGCGGTGCCGCTGGCGCTCACCGGGCCGCTGGGGCTGATCGGCGTCGCGGTGGCGGTCGGCGGGCTGGTGCTGACCACCGCTGCCCGCTCGCTGCCCGCCCGCACCGCGCGGGGCGCCGTGCTGGCCGGGCGCCTGCGAGGTCTGCGGGCCCACCTGCGTTCGGTTCCGGTGGCCGCCTTCCCCGCCGCCGATCGGGAAACGGCGTGCTTCCGCGCGCTGCCGTACGCGCTGGTGCTCGGCGAGGTCGAGCGGTGGCTGGCCGCGTGGGCGGACCTCGACGCCGCGGACGCGCCAGTCGCGCACTGGTACCGCGAGCGGGGAGCGGTCGCCGACCTGGCGCACCTGCGGGAGGCGCTGCCCGCGTTCGCGGCCCGGCTGTGCACCTGCTCCGCCGCGCACCGACCGTCGCCCGGTTCGCCCGAACCAGTGACCACCGCAGCGGCGTCGCGCTAA